The Spirochaeta isovalerica genome includes a window with the following:
- a CDS encoding protein-glutamate methylesterase/protein-glutamine glutaminase has product MIDILVVDDSALVRKVLTDIIKKAPDLHLVDTAFDPIFAIEKLKKNKVDVIILDVEMPRMDGLTFLEKLMKVRPTPVIILSSLTQRNAEITLQAFEHGAFDVLAKPEDILQLEELEPTILQSIRNAGKPQVRDKLLLRFKKTTEAVAHADRAPQSRFTVSRSTTDKVIALGSSTGGTTAIMDILSELPVDIPGIVIVQHMPLRFSHAFAERLNANLPLTVKIAETGDRIQNGFVYVAPGEQHCSIKSSGAKYVINLREGPRVHYHKPSVAVLFNSVANYAGPNAIGVMLTGMGDDGSMAMKEMKDAGSYNIVQDEQSSVVWGMPGKAVEYGAASIVLPLNKIAGEICRFLNHN; this is encoded by the coding sequence ATGATTGATATTCTTGTTGTAGATGATTCAGCCCTCGTACGCAAAGTTCTGACCGATATCATAAAAAAGGCTCCCGACCTGCATCTGGTCGATACGGCATTCGATCCGATATTTGCCATAGAAAAGCTGAAGAAAAACAAAGTTGATGTCATTATCCTCGATGTGGAAATGCCGAGGATGGATGGTCTGACCTTTCTGGAAAAACTGATGAAAGTGAGACCGACACCGGTCATCATCCTCTCTTCCCTGACTCAGCGTAATGCGGAGATCACCCTTCAGGCTTTTGAACACGGAGCCTTTGACGTTCTTGCCAAGCCGGAAGACATTCTTCAGCTTGAAGAGCTTGAACCGACTATTCTCCAGTCAATCCGAAATGCAGGGAAACCGCAGGTCCGGGATAAACTTCTGCTCCGATTCAAAAAAACCACCGAAGCCGTGGCCCATGCCGACAGAGCCCCCCAAAGCCGCTTCACCGTTTCGCGGAGCACTACGGACAAAGTGATTGCCCTGGGTTCTTCTACAGGGGGGACCACAGCCATTATGGATATACTGTCGGAACTGCCCGTGGACATACCGGGAATCGTCATAGTGCAGCATATGCCGCTTCGTTTCTCCCATGCCTTTGCCGAAAGGCTCAACGCCAACCTGCCCCTGACAGTGAAAATCGCCGAAACGGGAGACAGGATACAGAACGGTTTCGTCTATGTGGCGCCGGGAGAACAGCACTGCTCGATAAAATCGAGCGGGGCCAAATATGTCATAAATTTGCGGGAAGGTCCACGGGTCCACTACCACAAACCCTCAGTGGCCGTTCTGTTCAACTCCGTCGCCAATTATGCGGGGCCCAATGCCATAGGTGTCATGCTAACCGGTATGGGCGATGACGGATCCATGGCCATGAAGGAAATGAAAGACGCGGGGAGTTATAACATCGTTCAGGATGAACAGAGCAGCGTCGTCTGGGGTATGCCCGGCAAAGCGGTTGAATACGGCGCGGCCTCAATTGTTCTGCCCTTAAATAAAATTGCCGGTGAAATCTGCCGGTTTCTGAACCATAATTAA
- a CDS encoding CheR family methyltransferase, with protein MFVLNDREYKYISRAVYNYAKINLTEQKRPLIVSRLSKRIRELKMGSFAQYVEYLKDDTSGREFELLVDSLSTNFSHFFRESHHFDFLKDEVLEKAGREQLTIWSAAASTGQEVYSIVMTIKEFEEQRGRRINARLFASDISRKVLLAASKGIYQERDVEKVPRPILEKYFLRGTGEKSNLVKVKKELIGKVNFFRLNLNDKTYMLPEMDIIFLRNAIIYFDHDTKVELINRLHNYIKPNGYLILGHSESLSGISDRFELIGKTIYRRIGDD; from the coding sequence AACTATGCCAAAATAAACCTGACTGAACAGAAACGACCGCTCATTGTCTCCCGCCTGTCCAAGCGGATAAGAGAGCTGAAGATGGGAAGCTTCGCGCAATACGTCGAATACCTGAAGGACGATACGTCCGGCCGGGAGTTCGAGTTGCTGGTCGATTCCCTTTCGACCAATTTCTCTCATTTTTTCAGGGAATCCCATCATTTCGATTTTCTAAAGGATGAGGTACTGGAAAAGGCGGGAAGGGAACAGCTGACCATATGGTCGGCGGCGGCATCGACAGGTCAGGAAGTGTATTCCATCGTCATGACCATAAAAGAGTTTGAAGAACAAAGAGGGCGCAGGATCAATGCCAGACTCTTTGCGTCGGATATCTCGCGAAAAGTTCTGCTCGCGGCATCGAAAGGGATCTATCAGGAACGGGATGTGGAGAAAGTTCCCCGCCCGATCCTGGAAAAGTATTTCCTGCGCGGAACCGGAGAGAAGAGCAATCTGGTAAAAGTTAAAAAGGAGTTGATTGGGAAAGTGAATTTTTTCCGGCTCAACCTTAACGACAAGACATATATGCTGCCGGAAATGGACATCATCTTTCTCCGCAACGCTATAATTTACTTTGATCACGACACCAAGGTGGAACTGATCAACAGACTTCACAACTATATAAAACCCAACGGTTATCTGATTCTGGGACACAGCGAGTCCCTGTCGGGAATTTCTGACAGATTCGAGCTTATCGGAAAAACCATATACAGGAGGATTGGAGATGATTGA